DNA from Stutzerimonas decontaminans:
GACCGGCGGGGCGATCCGGCTGGGTGTAGACGGCAACGATCGATTTGCCCGCGTCGAGCAGGGCCTGCAGGTGCTGGGCGGCGAATTCCGGGGTGCCGGCGAAAACGATGCGCAAGGGTTGGGTCATGGGGGCTCGCTAAGAAAAAGGCTTGCGGCACAGGCGACTGAAAACTGCTGCGCTCGGTTAATGCTGCGTTAAAACCAGGCTCGGAATGCTCATTTACAACCCGTAAACTCCGCTTCCTCGCCTGTTTTGCGGGGACGCCTAGTCCTTGCCTAACCTTCGCTCGCGGCGTTTTCACTCAGCCCGTATAGCAAGCCTTTGAGGTTCGGGAATCAAGCCTGCTGGCGGTGGATCTTTTCCAGCTTCTTCTTGATCCGATCGCGCTTGAGACTGGAGAGATAGTCGACGAACAGCTTACCGTTGAGATGATCACATTCGTGCTGGATGCACACCGCGAGCAGACCCTCGGCAACCATCTCGTAAGGCTTGCCATCACGATCCAGCGCCTTGATCCGCACCTTCTGCGGGCGATCGACGTTCTCGTAGAAGCCCGGGACCGACAGGCAGCCTTCTTGGTACTGGTCCATCTCGTCGGTCAGCGATTCGAATTCGGGGTTGATGAAAACCCGCGGCTCCGACCGGTCTTCGGACAGGTCCATCACCACCACGCGCTTGTGCACATTGACCTGCGTCGCGGCCAAGCCGATGCCTGGAGCCTCGTACATGGTCTCGAACATGTCGTCGATCAGCTGACGAAGCTCGTCATCGACCACATCCACCGGTTTGGCGATGGTGCGCAGCCGCGGATCGGGAAATTCAAGGATGTTCAGAATGGCCATATGCGTTTGTGATGCACTTATGGAATAAAGTCAAAAGCCGCTGCTAAGATGCCGAGCAGCATGGAAAACGGCTTAATGCCGCGATCCAAAAGGGTTCCGCGGCGCTAGGGCGCTTTACGTGAAGGCACATAATAAAGGGATTCACCACATGAGGAAATCACTACTCGCCCTGCTGCTGGTGGCCGTAGGCGGGCTCGCCCAGGCTGCGGTGCAGCTCAAGGACAATCACCCGGAGCGGTATACCGTGGTGAAGGGCGACACACTCTGGGACATATCCGGCCGCTTTCTGCGCGAGCCGTGGAAATGGCCGGAGCTGTGGCATGCCAACCCTCAGATCGCCAATCCTCATCTGATCTACCCCGGTGACACCCTGAGCCTGGTCTATGTCGACGGTCAGCCGCGTCTGGTGCTCGACCGCGGCGCCTCGCGCGGCACCATCAAGCTGTCGCCGACCGTGCGCACCACGCCGATGGCCGAAGCCATCCCGACCATTCCGCTGGAAGCGATCAACAGCTTTTTGCTGAGCAACCGCATCATCGACACCGCCGAACAGTTCCAGGGTGCTCCCTACATCGTCGCCGGCAATGCCGAGCGCGTGATCAGCGGTGCCGGCGATCGCATCTACGGCCGCGGCGCCTTCGAAGCGAACATGCCGGCCTACGGCATCTTCCGTCAGGGCAAGACCTACGTCGATCCGGACAGTGGCGAGTTCCTCGGCATCAACGCCGACGACGTCGGCACCGTCGAGATCGCCGAAATCGAGGGCGACATCGCCACCATGCAGCTGACCCGTACTACCCAGGAAGCGCGCATCGGTGATCGCCTGTTTCCGGGTGAAGAGCGTGCGGTCAACTCCACCTTCATGCCCAGCGCGCCGTCGACCGATGTCGAAGGCGTGATTCTCGATGTACCGCGTGGCGTTACCCAGATCGGCCAGTTCGATGTGGTCACGCTGAACAAGGGGGCGCGCGACGGCCTGAAGGACGGCAACGTGCTGGCGGTGTACAAGACCGGCGAAACCGTGCGTGATCGTGTGACCGGCGAAAACGTGAAGATTCCGGATGAGCGTTCCGGTCTGCTGATGGTGTTCCGTACCTACGACAAGCTCAGCTATGGCCTGGTGCTGCAGGCGACCCGTTCGCTGGCGGTGAAGGACAAGGTCCGTAACCCCTGAAACAAGAGAGCCCCGCAAACGCGGGGCTTTTTCATGCTGCGATAGCACCGTAAGGATGCGGTGCCACGAGACAAGGAGTGCTCGCCCATGCCCGCCATTTCTCCTGCCGAGCTCGAAGCCCGGTTGCGTCTGCATCTGCTGCCCGAGCTCGGTCCGCGTCGTCTGCGCAAACTGGTCAGTGCCTTTCCGGATGCCGCTTCGGCGCTGAGCGCGCCAGCCAGTGCCTGGCGCTCGCTGGGGCTGCCGGCAAGCTGTGCCGAGCCGCGACGCAGTGCCGAAATCCGCGAGCGTGCCAGCGCCGCCCTCGCCTGGCTGGAGCAGCCCGACCGGCATCTGCTCTGCTGGGACGATCCGAGCTACCCCGCCTTGCTCGCCGAGCTGCCAGATGCCCCGCCGCTGCTGTTCATTGCCGGCGACCCGACGTTGCTCGAGCGGCCGCAGCTGGCGATGGTCGGCAGTCGTCGCGCCTCGCGCAATGGCCTGGACAACGCCTGGGCCTTCTCCCGCAGCCTGGCCGGTGCCGGCTTCGTCATCACCAGCGGGCTGGCGCTGGGCATCGATGGCGCTGCGCACCAGGGTGCACTGGATGCCGGCGGCAGAACCGTCGCAGTGCTGGGCACCGGTCTCGAACGGCTGTATCCGCAGCGTCACGCCGGCCTTGCGCGGCAGATCGTTGAGGGAGGCGGTGCGCTGGTGTCCGAGCTGCCGCTGGACTGCCCGCCACAGGCGAGCAACTTTCCGCGGCGCAATCGCATCATCAGTGGCCTGTCGCTGGGTGTGCTGGTGGTCGAGGCAAGCCCGTCCAGTGGATCGCTGATTACCGCGCGACTCGCTGCCGAGCAGGGTCGCGAGGTGTATGCGATTCCCGGCTCGATCCACCACCCCGGTGCCCGTGGTTGTCATCAGCTGATTCGCCAGGGCGCTGCGCTGGTGGAGTCGGTCGAGGATGTGCTCGAAGCCCTGCGCGGTTGGCAGCAGGTCGAACCACTGGCCGATGACACGCCGAAGTCGACGCAGCCGGGCAATCCGCTGCTGCGCGAATTGCTGGCGGCGTCGCGCAGCAGCGAAGCGCTGGCCATGGCGCTCGGACAGCCGCTGGGGCAGGTACTGGCGCAACTCACCGAACTGGAAGTCGAGGGCAAGGTTGCCTGCGAGAACGGGTTGTGGTCGGTAATTACCCGCTAGCGGGGGTTCGCGGCGACGGTTGTGGCTGAGCCTGCGCCCGGCTGCGGTACGTCATTCGTCGAACCAGGTCGCAGGCCGTCAGGGGGGCTGGACGATGTCCGGATATCGGGCGGTTCTGTTGCGGCCTGTAGCGAATCAGTTGCGCGGCCCCCTGCTCGACGACATTTGCCTTGGGTACACTGCCGCTTTTTCATCCAGGCAGAGGTCGGCATGATCGGCGATTGGCGTGTGCAGCAGGTGGCGCGGGTGGTTCGCGCTGGCGGAGTAATCGCCTACCCGACCGAAGCGGTTTGGGGGGTTGGCTGTGACCCTTGGGATGAAGACGTAGTGATGCGTCTGCTGGCGCTCAAGGAACGGCCGGTGGAGAAGGGCCTGATCCTGATTGCCGACGCCGTCGAGCAGTTCGATTTCCTGCTGGACGACCTGCCCGAGCGTTGGCTCGATCGCCTGGCCGGCACTTGGCCAGGGCCGAACACCTGGCTGGTGCCGCATCGCGGCCGGCTGCCGGAGTGGATCACCGGGCGGCACGACAGCGTGGCCCTGCGGGTAACCGATCATCCATTGGTCACACGGCTGTGTGCGTTGACCGGGCCGCTGGTATCGACCTCTGCCAACCCTGCCGGCCGTCCCGCAGCGCGCTCGCGGCTGCGGGTCGAGCAGTATTTCCCCCGTCAGCTCGACGCGGTGTTCACCGGCCCGCTGGGGGGACGGCGCAACCCTAGCGTCATCCGCGATCTGCGCACGGGCGAAGTGATTCGTCCGGCCTGAGCCGGCGAATCGACGGCTGCGCGGCTGCCTTTAGCGGCAGCCGTCACCGCGTCAAGGCAGCAGGATGGTCGATCCGGTGGTCTGCCCCGCGGCCAGCTTGCGCTGGGCTTCGGCTGCTTCGCCGAGAGGATAGCGCTGGCCGATCTCGACATGGATCTTGCCGCTGCCGATCATTTCGAACAGCTCGTCGGCCATGGCCTGCAGCCTCTCCGGCGTATCGGCGTAGCCAGCCAGAATCGGTCGGGTGACGAACAGTGAACCCTTCTGCGCCAGCACACCCAGGTTCACCCCGGTGACCGCGCCGGAGGCGTTGCCGAAGCTCACCAGCAGGCCGCGCGGGGCGACGCAATCGAGGGAAACTTCCCAGCTGTTCTTGCCTACCGAGTCGTAGACCACCGGGCATTTTTTGCCTTCGGTCAGCTCCAGTACACGCTGCACTACATCTTCACGGGTGCGATCGATGGTAGCCCAGGCGCCCAGGGCCTTGGCCCGCTCGGCCTTTTCCGCGGAGCCGACCACGCCGATCAATTGCGCGCCCAGTGCGCGCGCCCACTGACAGGCGATGGAGCCGACGCCGCCGGCCGCGGCATGGAACAGCACGGTTTCGCCGGCCTGCAACGGGTGGACCTGGCGCAGCAGGTACTGGCAGGTCAGGCCCTTGAGCATCACTGCGGCCGCCTGCTCGAAGCTGATCGAATCCGGCAGTTTGACCAGATGCCGCGCCGGCAGCGTGTGATGTTCGCCGTAGGCGCCGAGCGGGCCGGTGGCATAGGCGACCCGGTCGCCAGGCTGCAGGTGCTGCACGCCCTCGCCGACCGCTTCGACCACGCCGGCACCTTCGGTTCCCAGCCCGGATGGCAGGCTTGGCGGCTGATACAGGCCACTGCGGAAATAGGTGTCGATGAAGTTCAGACCGATGGCGTGGTTGCGCACCCGCACTTCGCCTGCGGCCGGCGCGCTGAGCGGTACATCAACCTGTTCCAGGACTTCGGGACCGCCGTGCTGGCTGAATTGGATGCGCTGGGACATGTCTGGCTCCTGGTCTTTGACAGAGCGCCTATCCAACCTGCCGGGGCTGCGTTCGTCAATCGGCTGGATGCTATGCTTGCCGGCCTACCCCGTTTCAAGCACCGCTCAATCGCGCCCCGCGGGCTGCGAGCGGTCTTTCGCAAGGTGATTTCGTGAACGACAGGACCGAAGCCGTCAAAGCCTATCTGCTCGATCTGCAGGACCGCATCTGCGCTGCGCTGGAGGCCGAAGACGGCGGCGCGCGCTTCGCCGAGGATGCCTGGACGCGGCCGGGTGGCGGCGGCGGGCGGACCCGGGTGATCGAGAACGGCGCACTGATCGAGAAAGGCGGCGTGAACTTCTCCCATGTGCATGGCGACAGCCTGCCGCCGTCGGCCAGCGCGCATCGGCCGGAGTTGGCCGGGCGCGGCTTCGAGGCACTCGGTGTGTCGCTGGTGATCCATCCGCACAACCCCTACGTGCCCACGTCCCATGCCAACGTGCGCTTCTTCATCGCCGAGAAGGAAGGTGAGGAGCCGGTCTGGTGGTTCGGCGGCGGCTTCGACCTGACGCCTTACTACGGCGCCGAGGAAGACTGCGTGCACTGGCACCGGGTCGCGCGGGATGCCTGCGCGCCGTTTGGCGCCGAGGTCTACCCACGTTACAAGGAGTGGTGCGATCGCTATTTCCATATCAAGCACCGGCATGAACCGCGTGGGGTCGGCGGGCTGTTCTTCGACGACCTGAACCAGTGGGATTTCGACACCAGTTTCGCCTTCATGCGTGCGGTGGGCGATGCCTACCTCGACGCCTACCTGCCCATCGTCCAGCGGCGCAAGGCCACGCCGTTCGGCGAGCGCGAGCGGCAGTTCCAGTTGCTGCGCCGCGGCCGCTACGTCGAATACAACCTGGTCTATGACCGCGGCACCCTGTTCGGCCTGCAATCGGGCGGGCGTACCGAATCCATCCTGATGTCGCTGCCGCCGCAAGTGGCCTGGGGCTATGACAAGCATCCCGAGCCGGGCACGCCGGAAGCGCGGCTCACCGAATACTTCCTGCAGGACCGCGACTGGCTCGCCGAGCAGCCCTGACTTCGACTGCTATCTGCACCCACACTGCAAGGATTCACCCATGGACCGCTACGGCGTCTTCGGCAACCCCATCGGCCACAGCAAGTCGCCGCAGATTCATACCCTGTTCGCCGCGCAGACCGGCCAGGCGCTTTGCTACGAGGCGTTGCTGGCGCCGCTGGATGACTTCCCCGGATATGCCCGGGCCTTCTTCCAGCAGGGCCTGGGTGCCAATGTCACGGTGCCGTTCAAAGAGCAGGCATTCCGGATGGCCGATCAGCTCACCGAGCGCGCCCGTCGCGCCGGTGCGGTGAATACCCTGAAGAAGCTCGAAGACGGCCGGCTGCTCGGCGACAACACTGACGGCGCCGGGCTGGTCGGCGACCTGCTGAACGCCGGTGTGGCGCTGGCGGGCCAACGTATTTTGCTGCTCGGAGCTGGCGGGGCCGTGCGTGGCGTGCTGGAACCGTTGCTGGTGCAGCAGCCCGCCGCGCTGATCATCGCCAACCGCACCGTGAGCAAGGCCGAACAGCTGGCACTGGAATTCGGCGAACTCGGTCCGCTGTCGGCCAGCACGTTCACCGATCTTGCCGAACCGGTTGACCTGATCATCAACGGCACCTCGGCCAGTCTTGGTGGTGAACTGCCACCGCTGGTCGACAGCCTGATCCAGCCGGGTCATACCTTCTGCTACGACATGATGTACTCCGCCAGGCCCACGGCGTTCTGCGAGTGGGCGGCGGCGCTGGGTGCGAAGACCCGTGACGGGCTCGGCATGCTGGTGGAACAGGCGGCGGAAGCCTTCGAACTCTGGCGCGGCGTGCGTCCGGATACGGTGCCGGTGCTCGAGGCGCTGCGCCGGCAGCTCAGCTAGCCGCGGAAGTGAATGCGCTGATGAATATGCTGGGGCCGTTCGAGTTCGTCGACGATGCCGGCGGCGATGCGCTGCAATTCCCGATAGGGATTGGCCTCGCCCTTGCCCGCCGCTTCGGCCAGCGCCTCGACGGTCAAATGATTGCCGGCTGAGGGCGCATCCACCAGCGTCCAGCGCAGCGGATGAGCCACTAGGCGTTGCAGCGCCGCTTCGACTTCCGGCTGCAGCTCGATTGCCGGGAAGTCGGCAACCAGCAGCAGGCGGTCGACCTTGGCGCGCTCCAGGCCGAGCAACAGCGCCGCGACTGCCTGATAGAAATCCCGTTGGGGTGACTCGCCGGTAACCGCATCGGCACCCGGCAGCCGCGGCGTCTGGAACAGGCAGATCACCGCATCCATTCCGGCCGCGCTTTCGCTGACGCTCACTGCATCGAATGGATCGCCCGGTTTGGTGCGTAGGCCTGGCCGGGCGGATATCGAATTGAGGTCGTCGAGCAACGCCACAGCCTCATGCTGGCGGCTGAGCAGCTCCACCAGCAGCGCGCTGCCGAGGTCGTCGTGCGCACCGTAAAGGGCGAACTTCAGCCGCGGCGTTTCAGCGTTGAGCATGACGACAGCCGATCAGCGGCGCGTGATCAGGTAACCGATCACGGCAAAGGCGCCGGCGGCCAGGGCCAGGGTGCCCAGCGGGTGCTCCTTGGCGCAGTCACGCGCGGCGCGGCTGGCTTCGCGGGTGCGTCGGGAGATATCGGCGTAATGCTCATCCCAGTCGTTGTCGTGCCAGAGCGACTCGGCACGTGAGCGCAGGGCGCTGAGCCGCTTGTGTGAGTCGCGGGCAGCGTTGTGCTTGAGCTCGTCGAGCGCGCGCATCAGGCTGTCGATCTCGTGCTGGACTTCTTCGCGGGTGGTGGCTTTGTGGCTGAAACGGGACATGGTGTGACCTCCCCTCGGTAAGTGTGGTTGTTTGACCTCGAAAAGGCCGAGAGGTGCTGCTGAACAGGATGCGGATGCAGCGGGAAGCACCTCAGAATGTTTCCCCAGCACTGGCAGCGAGCGGCTCGCTTCCGACGAACCGTTCATCGGGAACAGGCGAGCCGTCAGGCGATTCCCTATACTGGCGCAACGTCTACCACGTCGCATTTAGCGCATTTCGACCTTCCATCGCGGGGAAAAGCCCATCGTGAACTTTCGTCGTACCCTCGCCAGCCTGTTTTTTGTTTGCCTGGCCTCGTCGCCGGCCCTTCATGCCCAGGCCGCCAAGCCGGCCGTCCAGGAACTCGCCTCCGGCAGTGCGCTGCTGGTCGATCTCAATACCAACGAAGTGCTGTATTCCAGCAACCCCGACATGGTGGTGCCGATCGCCTCGGTGACCAAGCTGATGACCGCGATGGTCGTGCTGGACGCCAAGCTGCCGCTGGATCAGGTGCTGCCGGTGACCATCCGCGACGCCAAGGAAATGCAGGGCGTGTTCTCCCGCGTGCGCATCGGCAGCGAGATCAGCCGTCGCGAGATGCTGCTGCTGACCCTGATGTCTTCCGAGAACCGCGCGGCCGCCAGCCTCGCCCACCACTACCCGGGTGGTTACTCGGCGTTCATCCAGGCGATGAACGCCAAGGCGCGGGCGCTGGGCATGAGCCGCACGCACTACATCGAGCCCACCGGGCTGTCCGAGCGCAACGTCTCCAGTGCCAATGACCTGGTCAAGCTGATCCGTGCCAGCCGCCAGTACGCGCTGATCCAGCAGTTCAGCACCACTGACGAGAAGACTGTGGCCTTTCGCAAGCCCAACTACACCCTGGGCTTTCGCAACACCAACGCCCTGGTGCGCAAGAACAACTGGGACATCCAGCTGAGCAAGACCGGCTTCACCAACGCTGCCGGCCATTGCCTGGTGATGAGCACCACCATGAAGCAGCGCCCGGTGGCCTTCGTGGTGCTCGATGCGTTCGGCAAGTACACCCATATGGCCGACGCCAACCGCCTGAAGAAGTGGCTGGAAACCGGTACCGTGACCCCGGTACCCGCCGCCGCGCTGGCCTACAAGCAGCAGAAGCAGGCCCAGCGCCAGTTGGCCGGCCAACCGGCGGACGCTGCCCAAGCGCTGCTGGAAACCCGCTGAGCCCTGTGCGCGCTGCGCGAACCGGTCCGCGCAGCGCCTCAGATGAGAATCGATGGGTATTCTTGAGTTTGCGCAACTCTTTTTGCCGAGAGTCGTTCCTATCATGAACGTCATTCGCAACTACGCCCTGTCGAATCCTTGATGAATCGTCGCCGCCTCCCTGCCTGGCTCGCCAGCCTGGCCCTGCTGATCCATCTGCTGAGCATGCCGCTGTCGGGCCTGTTGCCGGCGGAGAGCAAGCGGCTGCTCGGCTGGAGCGGGCATTGCCCGTTGATGCAGGCACAGCTGCAGCAGTCGCACGCACTGCATGGGTCGGCGGAGCATGGCGAGCATGAACCGGCCACCCATGGTGGGATGCCGCCGTGCTGCTGCTGCGCCGGTTCGATGGGCGTGGCAGCGCTGCCCGGCGCCGCACCGCTGCTACCGCAGGAAATTCGTGGCGGCCCGGTTCTCGCTGTCGAAGTAGGCGCCCATCGGCCGTCGCCACGGCAACAATGGCCAGCCCTCAACCCGCGCGCCTCACCCCTCGCCTGACGCCGCTGGCGTCACTCCTCGTTGCTACGCCTGAACTGACCTGCACCCGCCAATGGCCGGCGTGCGGGCATCTGTCGCCGGCTATTCGCCGTGCGGCCCTGTCTGTTGCACAAGGAACATGCGAGATGCTCGATCATCCTGCGCACCCTTCGCGGCGCTCTGCGCTGCCACGTCTTTTTATCGCGGCCCTGGCCGCTGCTTACCTGCCGGCAAGCCTTGCCGATAGCGCCGCTTCCGCGCTGTCGCTGGGCAGCAGCACCGTCACCGCCAGCCAATCGAGCGGCGGCCTGCCGACCAGCAGCGTGATCAGCTCGGTCGATCTGCTCGGCGGCGACATCCTCGAACAACAGCCGGTGCTCTACAGCTGGGAGCTGTTTCGTCGCGCGCCGGGGGTGATGCTTACCGAATTCGGCCAGGGCACCAGCTCCGGCAAGCTGTCTTTCCGCGGCTTCAATGGCGAAGGCGAGGTCAACGCGGTCAAGCTGCTGATCGACGGCATCCCGAGCAACAGCAACGACGGCAACATGCCCTATCTGGACATGCTGTTCCCGCTGGAAATCGACGGCATCGAGGTGGTGCGCGGTACCAACGATCCGCGCTACGGCCTGTACAACATCGCCGGCAACGTCGCCGTGCAGTCGCGCATCGGCGGCGATTACGGCAAGGCGCGGCTCCGCTACGGCAGCTACGACACCCAGGAGCTGCAGCTGGCCAAGGGCATCGAAAGCGGCAACTGGACGCAGAACTACTTCATCGGCCAGCAGAAAAGCGACGGCTATCGCGACCACGCCGGCAGCGAGCGCACCAGCCTGTCCGGCAAATGGTTCTACACGCCGGATGCCGGCAACTGGCGCCTCGGCCTGATCGCCCGGCATTACGAGGCCGATGCCGACGAGCCGGGTTACCTGTCGCGTGAGGACGCGTGGCAATCGCCACGCCAGTCCTACGCGCTGTCGGCCAGCGACATGGGCGAGCGGCGCATGAACCAGCTCAGCCTGCATCTGGACAGCCAGCTCACCAGCGATCTCAGCTGGGCGACCAAGGTCTGGCTGAACACCCTGGACGACGACCGCTGGGTGCGTTTCTCGCAATCGGCGCCACAGCAGCGGCGTACCAGCGAGGAAAAGCACTACGGCGCGCGTACCTCGCTGACCTATCGCCCGGACGTGTCCTGGCTGTACGACCTGGCCCTCGAAGGCGGGCTGGACACCGAACAGCAGCGCAACCGCAGCGAGCGCTACACCACCGTCGAGCGCCAGGTCGTGACTCAGACCCGCGACCAGCGCTTCGACTACGACAGCTACGGAGCCTACCTGCAGGCGGTGATCCAGCCGGTCGAGTCGCTGAAGATCATCCCGGCGTTTCGCGTCGACCGCATCGAGGGCGACTTCACCGACGAGCTGAGTGGCAACGATTACGCGATCAACGACTACGGCAGTATCGAGCAGCCGAAGATCAGCCTGATCTACACCCCCATCGAGCAGCTGAGCCTGTATGGCAACTGGGGTCGGACCTTCCAGATCGGCACCGGGGCGGCCGCCTACAAGGTGCCGCCGCGCACCAGAGATCTCTCGCCGTCGATCAATGACGGCTGGGAGACCGGCATCAAGTTCAGCCCGGCGCACTG
Protein-coding regions in this window:
- a CDS encoding NADPH:quinone reductase, whose product is MSQRIQFSQHGGPEVLEQVDVPLSAPAAGEVRVRNHAIGLNFIDTYFRSGLYQPPSLPSGLGTEGAGVVEAVGEGVQHLQPGDRVAYATGPLGAYGEHHTLPARHLVKLPDSISFEQAAAVMLKGLTCQYLLRQVHPLQAGETVLFHAAAGGVGSIACQWARALGAQLIGVVGSAEKAERAKALGAWATIDRTREDVVQRVLELTEGKKCPVVYDSVGKNSWEVSLDCVAPRGLLVSFGNASGAVTGVNLGVLAQKGSLFVTRPILAGYADTPERLQAMADELFEMIGSGKIHVEIGQRYPLGEAAEAQRKLAAGQTTGSTILLP
- the pbpG gene encoding D-alanyl-D-alanine endopeptidase, with translation MNFRRTLASLFFVCLASSPALHAQAAKPAVQELASGSALLVDLNTNEVLYSSNPDMVVPIASVTKLMTAMVVLDAKLPLDQVLPVTIRDAKEMQGVFSRVRIGSEISRREMLLLTLMSSENRAAASLAHHYPGGYSAFIQAMNAKARALGMSRTHYIEPTGLSERNVSSANDLVKLIRASRQYALIQQFSTTDEKTVAFRKPNYTLGFRNTNALVRKNNWDIQLSKTGFTNAAGHCLVMSTTMKQRPVAFVVLDAFGKYTHMADANRLKKWLETGTVTPVPAAALAYKQQKQAQRQLAGQPADAAQALLETR
- the def gene encoding peptide deformylase yields the protein MAILNILEFPDPRLRTIAKPVDVVDDELRQLIDDMFETMYEAPGIGLAATQVNVHKRVVVMDLSEDRSEPRVFINPEFESLTDEMDQYQEGCLSVPGFYENVDRPQKVRIKALDRDGKPYEMVAEGLLAVCIQHECDHLNGKLFVDYLSSLKRDRIKKKLEKIHRQQA
- a CDS encoding L-threonylcarbamoyladenylate synthase; translated protein: MIGDWRVQQVARVVRAGGVIAYPTEAVWGVGCDPWDEDVVMRLLALKERPVEKGLILIADAVEQFDFLLDDLPERWLDRLAGTWPGPNTWLVPHRGRLPEWITGRHDSVALRVTDHPLVTRLCALTGPLVSTSANPAGRPAARSRLRVEQYFPRQLDAVFTGPLGGRRNPSVIRDLRTGEVIRPA
- the aroE gene encoding shikimate dehydrogenase, coding for MDRYGVFGNPIGHSKSPQIHTLFAAQTGQALCYEALLAPLDDFPGYARAFFQQGLGANVTVPFKEQAFRMADQLTERARRAGAVNTLKKLEDGRLLGDNTDGAGLVGDLLNAGVALAGQRILLLGAGGAVRGVLEPLLVQQPAALIIANRTVSKAEQLALEFGELGPLSASTFTDLAEPVDLIINGTSASLGGELPPLVDSLIQPGHTFCYDMMYSARPTAFCEWAAALGAKTRDGLGMLVEQAAEAFELWRGVRPDTVPVLEALRRQLS
- a CDS encoding LysM peptidoglycan-binding domain-containing protein, which codes for MRKSLLALLLVAVGGLAQAAVQLKDNHPERYTVVKGDTLWDISGRFLREPWKWPELWHANPQIANPHLIYPGDTLSLVYVDGQPRLVLDRGASRGTIKLSPTVRTTPMAEAIPTIPLEAINSFLLSNRIIDTAEQFQGAPYIVAGNAERVISGAGDRIYGRGAFEANMPAYGIFRQGKTYVDPDSGEFLGINADDVGTVEIAEIEGDIATMQLTRTTQEARIGDRLFPGEERAVNSTFMPSAPSTDVEGVILDVPRGVTQIGQFDVVTLNKGARDGLKDGNVLAVYKTGETVRDRVTGENVKIPDERSGLLMVFRTYDKLSYGLVLQATRSLAVKDKVRNP
- a CDS encoding TonB-dependent receptor; translated protein: MLDHPAHPSRRSALPRLFIAALAAAYLPASLADSAASALSLGSSTVTASQSSGGLPTSSVISSVDLLGGDILEQQPVLYSWELFRRAPGVMLTEFGQGTSSGKLSFRGFNGEGEVNAVKLLIDGIPSNSNDGNMPYLDMLFPLEIDGIEVVRGTNDPRYGLYNIAGNVAVQSRIGGDYGKARLRYGSYDTQELQLAKGIESGNWTQNYFIGQQKSDGYRDHAGSERTSLSGKWFYTPDAGNWRLGLIARHYEADADEPGYLSREDAWQSPRQSYALSASDMGERRMNQLSLHLDSQLTSDLSWATKVWLNTLDDDRWVRFSQSAPQQRRTSEEKHYGARTSLTYRPDVSWLYDLALEGGLDTEQQRNRSERYTTVERQVVTQTRDQRFDYDSYGAYLQAVIQPVESLKIIPAFRVDRIEGDFTDELSGNDYAINDYGSIEQPKISLIYTPIEQLSLYGNWGRTFQIGTGAAAYKVPPRTRDLSPSINDGWETGIKFSPAHWIDGRIAYWEQVATDEVRRRLNDPSGESENLGQTRRWGYDAQLNLYPASDLNLWLAHSWQFSEIEKADPSLPSSQGQQIDHVPQRLYSAGSTYQATPDLQLSAWLNGQTDYYLERENTQGKYGGYVLFNLGASYQLTEQLAVDLQLKNLTDRYYEYVWYDGVQSLHAPGDGRALYAAVTLDF
- a CDS encoding DUF2946 family protein → MNRRRLPAWLASLALLIHLLSMPLSGLLPAESKRLLGWSGHCPLMQAQLQQSHALHGSAEHGEHEPATHGGMPPCCCCAGSMGVAALPGAAPLLPQEIRGGPVLAVEVGAHRPSPRQQWPALNPRASPLA
- the hemF gene encoding oxygen-dependent coproporphyrinogen oxidase, which gives rise to MNDRTEAVKAYLLDLQDRICAALEAEDGGARFAEDAWTRPGGGGGRTRVIENGALIEKGGVNFSHVHGDSLPPSASAHRPELAGRGFEALGVSLVIHPHNPYVPTSHANVRFFIAEKEGEEPVWWFGGGFDLTPYYGAEEDCVHWHRVARDACAPFGAEVYPRYKEWCDRYFHIKHRHEPRGVGGLFFDDLNQWDFDTSFAFMRAVGDAYLDAYLPIVQRRKATPFGERERQFQLLRRGRYVEYNLVYDRGTLFGLQSGGRTESILMSLPPQVAWGYDKHPEPGTPEARLTEYFLQDRDWLAEQP
- a CDS encoding DUF883 family protein, giving the protein MSRFSHKATTREEVQHEIDSLMRALDELKHNAARDSHKRLSALRSRAESLWHDNDWDEHYADISRRTREASRAARDCAKEHPLGTLALAAGAFAVIGYLITRR
- the dprA gene encoding DNA-processing protein DprA; translation: MPAISPAELEARLRLHLLPELGPRRLRKLVSAFPDAASALSAPASAWRSLGLPASCAEPRRSAEIRERASAALAWLEQPDRHLLCWDDPSYPALLAELPDAPPLLFIAGDPTLLERPQLAMVGSRRASRNGLDNAWAFSRSLAGAGFVITSGLALGIDGAAHQGALDAGGRTVAVLGTGLERLYPQRHAGLARQIVEGGGALVSELPLDCPPQASNFPRRNRIISGLSLGVLVVEASPSSGSLITARLAAEQGREVYAIPGSIHHPGARGCHQLIRQGAALVESVEDVLEALRGWQQVEPLADDTPKSTQPGNPLLRELLAASRSSEALAMALGQPLGQVLAQLTELEVEGKVACENGLWSVITR
- a CDS encoding NAD(P)-dependent oxidoreductase — its product is MLNAETPRLKFALYGAHDDLGSALLVELLSRQHEAVALLDDLNSISARPGLRTKPGDPFDAVSVSESAAGMDAVICLFQTPRLPGADAVTGESPQRDFYQAVAALLLGLERAKVDRLLLVADFPAIELQPEVEAALQRLVAHPLRWTLVDAPSAGNHLTVEALAEAAGKGEANPYRELQRIAAGIVDELERPQHIHQRIHFRG